DNA sequence from the Streptomyces canus genome:
CCCCCAGATGTACGGCGACGCGAACGATGTCAAGGTCGCCGCGTTCTGCTCGTCCGAGCCCGACGCCGGCTCCGACGTGGCCTCCATGCGCACGCGTGCCGTGTACGACGAGGCCAAGGACGAGTGGGTGCTCAACGGCACCAAGACCTGGGCGACCAACGGCGGTATCGCCAACGTCCACGTGGTCGTGGCGGTCGTCGACGCCGAGCTCGGCTCCAAGGGGCACGCGTCCTTCATCGTGCCGCCGAACACGCCGGGGCTGTCCCAGGGCCAGAAGTTCAAGAAGCACGGCATCCGCGCCTCGCACACCGCCGAGGTCGTGCTGGAGAACGTCCGGGTGCCCGGCTCCTGCCTCCTCGGTGGCAAGGAGAAGCTGGACCAGCGCCTCGCGCGGGCCCGGGAGCGGGCGAAGACCGGCGGGGAGCGGGTGAAGAACGCGGCGATGGCCACGTTCGAGGCGTCGCGGCCCGCCGTGGGCGCCATGGCCGTGGGCACAGCCCGGGCCGCCTACGAGGTCGCCCTCGACTACGCCAAGACGCGTGAGCAGTTCGGGCGGCCGATCATCGACAACCAGGGCGTGGCCTTTCAGCTCGCGGACATGCGCACCTCCATCGACGCGGCCCGTCTCCTCGTGTGGCGCGCTTCCTGGATGGCGATCAACGGAAAGCAGTTCACCGCCGCCGAGGGCTCGATGTCGAAGCTCTTCGCGAGTGAGACGGCGAAGAAGGTCACCGCGCAGGCGGTCCAGATCCTGGGCGGCAACGGCTACACCCGGGAGTACCCCGTGGAGCGCATGCACCGTGACGCCGCGATCTACACGATCTTCGAGGGCACGAGCGAGATCCAGCGACTGGTCATCGCCCGGACCCTGTCCGGCATGTCCATCCGCTGACGCAGTCCGAAAAGCACGGCTTCGCCGACTCGTCTGCCGGGTCGGCGAAGACGCAGGACAGCGAACGAGCAATCCCTACGGCGCACTACCGCTGCTGTGCGCGATACACGCCACATCGATCCGGTCGGCCAGCTTCGCCAGCTCGATCGTCAGCGTGGCGACCGTATCCTCGTCCAGCCCGTCGGCCCCGGCCTCGACCA
Encoded proteins:
- a CDS encoding acyl-CoA dehydrogenase family protein, coding for MAEFTMELNDEQKEVRDWLHGFAADVIRPAAAEWDEREETPWPVIQEAAKVGIYSLDFYAQQYFDPTGLGIPMAMEELFWGDAGIALSIVGTGLAAVGVLANGTEEQIGTWIPQMYGDANDVKVAAFCSSEPDAGSDVASMRTRAVYDEAKDEWVLNGTKTWATNGGIANVHVVVAVVDAELGSKGHASFIVPPNTPGLSQGQKFKKHGIRASHTAEVVLENVRVPGSCLLGGKEKLDQRLARARERAKTGGERVKNAAMATFEASRPAVGAMAVGTARAAYEVALDYAKTREQFGRPIIDNQGVAFQLADMRTSIDAARLLVWRASWMAINGKQFTAAEGSMSKLFASETAKKVTAQAVQILGGNGYTREYPVERMHRDAAIYTIFEGTSEIQRLVIARTLSGMSIR
- a CDS encoding DUF6213 family protein yields the protein MNREVTLPLIVDDRGTLQVAAADVSKLLRSLGGRWLHLVEAGADGLDEDTVATLTIELAKLADRIDVACIAHSSGSAP